Within Pseudorca crassidens isolate mPseCra1 chromosome 8, mPseCra1.hap1, whole genome shotgun sequence, the genomic segment CACTGTCTGCGCTGCCTCATTCCGCAGCGGCTCTGCCCTACACAAGCCTCTTTGCTCCCCCCGTCCTCTGGCCCCTGTCCTTTGGCTGGCTCTCCTTCAGCCCTTTTCTGATACTATCTCACCTGGTGGCTATTCCCCCACAGCATGGGCCAGAGGGGCAGGTCTGCCTGGGGTCCCTCAATAGCTAGTGGATGCCATGCAGCTGGCACCATGGGGTAGATCCAGGGAAACTCCATATATCTGCCCATCTCGAGTGCCCTGTGGGCCAGCCAGCTCAGAGGAAGGGCTGTTGGAGACAGCACCGAGTAACAGAGGCCTGGAGATCTTTAATGTGCATACAGGGTTTGGACAAGCTGGAGGGGGCCTCAGGGGACCCCAAGAGGAGTATCTATCATTTGCCATGAGTCCCGGCTCTCTGTCCATCAGATGTCACCTGGCCACATGGCCCATCTGCCTCTCCTGGTGGGAATGATGACATCCACATCTGCCTGTGGAGCTGGACCTCCTGCTGAGAGGGCCACCTCCACCTGAATCCGTTCAACTCAGTCCTGAGTTCCAGGTGCTGTGGGCCGTGGGCTGACATCCCCTAGGGCATGGGGCATCTGCTTTCAGACTCTCTCAAAAGGCAGTGGACATCTGGAAGGAGAGATGTGGATTCAGAGACGTCCGGTGGTCTGGGAATTTGGGTGGTTCTGTCTAGGGCCCTGCCCCCAACTCTTCTCTTGACTCCGACCcattccccccactcccccaccccagcccccaatgGCTGGGACTGTCCACAGAGCCCAGGGCTCACCTAGTAGAGCACATCCTCGAAATCCAGCTGCAGGTAGCGGAGCAGGCGGGCTGGCAGGGGCAGGCGGGGCAGGGCATGGGGCAGGCAGGCCGCCAGGTGAGCACGGAGGGCACAGCGGCTCAGATGCTGCAGCGATCTGGGCTGCCTCACCAAGGCCAAGAGGGAGGAGTAGAAACGGTGGTACTTCTGGGGGCAGAACGAGGGTCTCAGAAGGAGTCTTGGACACGTGGCACCTACTTCTCCTAGCGAGGGGAGGCTGGTGGCCAGTGGGTCTCCAGGAGCCTCTTAGAAGTAGGGAGTGCTTCACGTGTTCCCAatgtgagttttctttttctgagtaacTTCTGTGGGGCGGAGTGGGGGGACCCACAGGGCTTCCCTTTAGGCAGTAGAAGTCTCTTGGGGCAGGCTGAATGAGTGTGTGTTCAGGGTCCTAGAatctgacctgcagagtttcaGGAGGCACCAGGCCCACGGCCTCCTCGGGAAGCTGCATGATACTGTAGGTGTTCATCAAGACCTCAATGGTCCGCGGGGACGTGCACCAGCGCTCCAGCAcctgcagggggcagagctgcgTCAATGCTCTAGGGGTTACCACACACAGCTGGTACCCTGTCCGTCCACGCAGGATGGCCAGCCAGCCAAGGAACAGCTGTTGTGGGTTGAACTGAGTCCCCCAAATGGTATGTTGATGTCCTAATCCCAGTACCTATAAATGTGACCTActtagaaatagggtcttttcAGATGTCATCAAGTTaaaaatgaggtcattggggtgagtcctaatccaatatgacttctGTCTTTATGagagaacacagacacacaggaagaatgTCATGTGATGACACAGGCAGAGATTGGAGCGATGCATCTACAAGCAAGCCAAGGATTGTGGGAAACCACCCGACATTAGGTGATAGGCCTGGGACAGGTTCTCCTTCAGAGCCTCTGGAAGGAGCCAACCCTACCTAAACTTGGATTTcaaatttccagcctccagagccgaAAGGGAATACACTTCTACTGTTTTAAGCCAcgcagtttgtggtactttgttacggccaCGACAGGAAACGAGCACAACAGCTACTAGCATTTCTATCGTGCATAATTTATGCCAGATATTTTCTTAGCACTTCACGTGCGTTGACTCTTAATCCTCGTCCCTACAaggttatccccattttacagacatgggaagctgaggcacagagaacttaagtaacttgcccaagttgtAGTTCCAGCAATGCAAGCCTGGAGGTGTGGCCATAGAGGCCTCCTCGCAGGGAAGGGTTCCTCACTGGAGGACAGGCACCCCAGCCAAGCCTGGAGCAGCTGCAGGTTGTGGGAGATGAATGCCGACTTTCTGATCGCTTGGGATGTCGTGGAGGCCAGATGAAGGGACGAATGGGGCACTTTGCCGTGCCAGCCTGTCCCCAAGGCCGTGTGGACAGAACACGGCTTGAGGGACAGGCAGTGGGGTCCCAGGAAATCCATTTGCtgctctgcctccttctcccaccccttccccgaagGGGAAATCATTAGCTGTCAGAACCACTGTCAGATTACAGGGAATTGCTCGTCTCCTAATTATCTGGTGTTAATAGGAGATTAATTAGTGTTAATTGttgattttcttgtattttcccaaaGGGGAGACCAATCTGCCGAACTCTCGGGCTGTTTAACTATTTGGTCTTGCTTAGGAAACTAGACAGATGCTTCTAGGTTTATGAGTGAAGAAGAGAGGCAGGGACAGCAGGGAGAGTCCAGGACCCCACGGGACTGGATGGTTCAagcccgggggcggggcggggaacCTGCGCCTGCTGCCCTATACCCATCCTGACCCAGCTCCTTGGAGAACGAGGGTCCCCACCCCAGGTCCAGCATCCTCCGTGATATTATAGAGCCCCTCCAGACACGGCACAGCATGGATAGTGTCCCCTGCCAGTGCCTCGGTAGCACAGGTCTGCAAGCTGAACCCACCTCGGGGGATATTAACGTAAAATAAGACAGAAATTGGAAATTGACAGCGAAAGGTGTTTTTCTTTGGTGCCAGGATAGCAGCTGCTGGTCTCGGTGGTGTATGTTCTGCTAAGCTCTTGGAAACAAGGACCATGTCCATCTGCAGATGGTCAGGAGGCCTTGAACCTCATGACCCAGGCTTATCACTCTGCCCTGGGCAAGCGTCTCCTGTGCCTGGAGTGTCTCATGTTCAGGGTCCCACTGCCAGGGGGAGCCTCCTAAATGCTTCTTTCATCAGCTCTCTCCGCTGATGAAGAAACGACTCCCTGCCACCCTCATCAGTCCTGGCTCCTTCTGTCTTTTCAGCTCCTTTATAATCTGGCCCCAGTGCCCTCAGTCTCCCTTCATCACACATACATGCAAACACATACGCACGTACAAACACgttatatgcatacacacacagtgtatatacgtgtgtgcacgcacacacgcataCACCCCTCCTGCCGGTGTGCTGTTTGCCCCCCGTTGGGCTTTGCTTACATGATGAATGAAAGACAAAGTACTGACCTATGTGCCCAAGTTTGGAGCTGCACCCAGAGCAAGATGGAGCACAGGTCTGGGTCTCCCCGTGCCCTCGCTCTCATTGCCCTCCCTCGGGCCCTAGCCCCGTACCTTGGGGAGAGCCCCAGGCCACACGCGGACGGCACCGTGGTTGAGCAGCGCCCGCACCGTGTGCTCGGGGCCCTGGGCCAGGGCTGCAGCCGGGCCCTGCAGCGCGTAGTGCAGGGCCGTGTGTCCCCCATAGTCCATGGCGTTGGCACTGACGCCGCAGGACAGGAGCAGCTCCACGACGTCCGCATGGCCTCGGCGACAGGCCAGGTGCAGGGGCCGCCGCCTGTCCTGATCAGCAGCGTCGGCGTCGGCCCCGGCCGAGAGCAGCAAGCGGCACAGCTGGAGGCAGTGGGCGGTGGTGGCCTCGGCGTCAGCGGGGGACGTGCAGCGGGCGTCGCAGGCGGCCAGCAGCGGGGTCCAGCCTTCAGCATCGCGGGCATTGGAACATGCTCCCCGATTTAGAAGCAGGTCTGCCAGCTCCACGTGGCCCAGCCGGGCGGCCACATGCAAAGgggtctcctcctcttcttcggACCGACCATCCACTTTTGCTCCAAACCTCAGGAGCAGCTCTGCACACCTAGTAAGGGCGAGACGGCCGAGGGGAGGAAAACGGGGTGCAGACCTTCACCCCTGTGTTCCTGCCGGTCTGAGCAAAGCAAACCTGGGGGGACCCTTGGGTGGCTCCTGGTGCTGTCTGCTCCTTCCATCCTGGCTGGCACTGGGCATCCAGCAACATCCTGCAGCATCTTTAGTGCCCTCTCTCAAGCCAGGGCTCTGCGTGCTGGgacgggaggaggaggggggaaggggacgCAGAAGTGAGCACAAATGGAAACTGGGGCAGTGGGAGAAAGACCAAAACCAAAATCGGCCGCCAGATCTGCTCCAGGATGGTCCTCTCAGAAGACTGTGTACGCCTGCCAAGATGTGTGCCCTTAAATTCAAGGCTAAGGGAACTTAGCGTCTTCGAGTGacactttcctcatctatagaatggggaTAATTGCTGATACCTAGACCGAAGAGGTTGCTGTGAGTGGCATATAAGACAATGCCTGAAAAGCTGTCAGCATGAGAGTTCATAATGGCCTCGTTGGGTGGGGACAGTGGGTGGCATAGATGGTGGTGGATCGTGGGGGCTCATTATATTATCCTGTCCACCtttctatatgtttgaaattctccaaaataattttaaaaatacacttgctTATTCAAAAAAGGAAGCAATGATTGTCACAAAGTGTGATCTCAGGGAGCCTGGGCTGAAACACGGCCAAAGAATGTGGGATTGCATAGAACAGCATCGTCCAATCAGTGGCCACCGGCTACGTGCAGCCACCGAGCCCTTGCAGGACGGCTAGTCCTGATGGAGACCTGCTGTGAGTGCAAAATACACACCAGTTTTGAAGACTTGGTACAAAAAGAGAATGTAAAGTGTCTCATGTGTTCTTTTTATATTGGTTCCATGTTGAaatgatgacatttttttttgtttttgcggtacgcgggcctctcactgttgtggcctctcccgttgcagagcacgggctccggacgcgcaggctcagcggccatggctcacgggcccagccgctccgcggcatgtggggtcttcccggactggggcatgaacctgcgtcccccgcatcggcaggcggactctcaaccactgcgccaccagggaagcccaatgatgaCATTTTGGATACATtgtgctaaataaaatatattattaaaattaatttcacttgattcacagatatttatacacccatgttcatagcagcattattcacgatagccaaaacATGGGAGCACTCTAattgtccatcaatagaggaatggataaataaaatgtgatctaTACCATGGAGTATTAGTCAGCctgtaaaagggaaggaaattctgttGCGTGCTACAGCCTGGATGAACCTGAGGACGTTATGCTAAACGGAATAAGGCAGTCACAataggacaaatactgtgtgattccccTTATCAGAGGTGCTGAAAGCAGTCTGATTCATAGGGTCAGAAAGTAGacggtagttgccaggggctgggggggagggggagggcgagTTATTGTTCAAAGGATACAGAATTTCAGTTCGGCGAGATTAAAAAGGTTCAGGcgttggatggtggtgatggtcgcacaacaatgtgaatgtacttagtgccgcTGAACTGTGCACTGAgtaatggttaagatggtaaattttatgtgacgTGTAATTCGCCATGATTTAAACatgaatttcacctgtttctttttcatgCCTTGGTagggctactagaaaattttaaattacatacgtGGCTCATGGTGTATTTGTATTGGACCACGCTGATGTAGAACACATCTCCAACCATAACACGAGGAAGTCGGTAGAATCCTCTGAGGGCCGATGAGGCTAACAGGAGGAAGAAGGTCCACGAAAGGGGGACCCAAGGATCAAAACTGTGGCACCATTCAGGGGCAAGATGTGAAATTTGGCAGGTGTGTCGTCAGTAGAGAGAAGGCCTCTGTCGTACATACAGTTAGTTCATAGATCTGCCAAGGCTCCCTTTTCCGGGCTTCCAGATTCATCAAAAAATTATGAGGACTCATTCTCCAAGGTCCCCTCCACATAGGGCACAATTATTTGGGTCACTGTAAAGGAATGTCCTCTACAGTAAATAATACATTATTACATTTAGGTATAGCCATTGGTTTCTTGTGAGTCTGGTTAGCTGGGCTCAGTCCCCGAGCCCATTTATCTGAGGGTGCCTGCCAATATGGAAACGCCAGACCTGCCAAGCTGAGAACCAGACCCTGCCCTCAAGGACCACCACAGGCCCTAACTGGGGGCCTGCTATCCTCGACAGCCTATCTGGATCACTGGACAGTCAGTTCCCTGAGGGCAGAATCGTGCCTTATTTACTGCTGTACTATGCACGGTGCCTGGGACATAagctcagaaaaatgaaaactttacacCACTTCCCCATAAAGGAGCCACAACTTCCCCCGTGCCAGCCACGCAGCCGGGCCCTGCTACAGCCCTCCTCCGGCCCTGGGGAGGCAGAAGCTGGTGCAAGGACAGGCCATTCCAAAGCTCACCAGGCCAGTGGTAGGATGGCTTGGGGGGAAATCGCATCCTGACTCCCACCTGAGCCCCAGCTCACCAGGCCTGCCAGCCCTCGACGCGCTCCCTCATCCTCCCTGCGCTCGTCTCTTTGCCTCCCCTACGAGTGGAATGGGGGTTGAGGCGAGGGGTCACTCACTCGAGGCTGCTGGCCGCCCCGCAGAGGTGCAAGGGGCGCTTCCCATCCTGGTCAGGGATGTTGGGGTCGGCTCCGGCCACCAGCAGCACATGCGCGCAGGCAGCGTGGCCTGCGGCACAGGCCTCGTGCAGGGCGGTGCGGCCCCCAGGGGCACTGTCTGGCCTCGCCCTCCGCCTCAGCAGCAGCTGCAGGATCTCTGTGTGGCCCCGGCTGGCCGCCACGTGCAGTGGGGTGGTCAGCTCCTCTTTGTACGTCAGCGACCAGAGTCCTAGGGAGAGACGGGACCTGGGCCTCAGACCCTGGAGGGAGGCAAGGAGTTGCCAGGCAACGAACGGGGGAGGTGGGCGGAGGCCAGGAAGAGGGAGCCCAGAGCTCCTTCCCCAGGCTTCCCTCTCCCGCTCAGACCCCCCAGTGTCCCTGGCCCGTACTCAGAGCACGGATGTTGAAGCGGAAATCCCTCCATCGCTCTGGGTCGCTGGTATCAAAGATGGAGTCCGCAGCCAGGCCGGTGCTGGAGTCGGCGAGGATGCAGGAGACAGAGCCCACATCCCCGGCCAGCACCGCCTGCCAGAAGGCCAGGGCGGGTCCCGAGGCCGCGCGTGTGACGATGGGTCTCGGGCCTGCCTCCCGGCGCTCGGCGGACCCTCCGCTGGGCTTCTCCACCAGCCTGGCACAGAGGGCATGTCGGTCACCAGGGGGCTCGCCGTGCTCCCTGCACTCTTCTGGGGACCAGCTCATGAGGGCAGCGTGGGAGCgtgggggaagggggctgggggctcGGGGAGGAGAGGTAGGGGCCaaaggcagagaggaggagaggaggaggggacaggAACGGATGCAAGGAGAGTGTCTCCGTGTGTGGAGCCTCGCCTGACCTGGCCCCTGGGCTCAGCCGGAGCTATTCTAGGCTCCGCATGACTTCTCTCCCGGGCCAAGGTTTAGGCAAGCCTCAGGGTGGGAGAGAAACAGCCCGGGAGCACACTTCGTCCTCAAGCACCTGGTACCTCTGCGCCTGGTGCGGTCCGCCCAGGCCCCCCGCCCTCAGCCCCGTGTCCCCCGGCCGCCCCTCACCCCTCTGGTGGCTGATCCAGCGAGGCTCGGCCGCCCAGCTCTCCAGCAGCAAGTCAGCTGTGCTGTGCGGGGGGAACAGCTCCTGCAGCCGCGCCAGGTCTCCCGTGTACAGGGCGTTCTGCAGCGCCATGTCCCGGCACAGCAGCGGCGAGCGCTGAGGGGCCTCCCGGGCTGGGCAGGACCGGGGACCCCAGACCCGGCAGGCTGAGGCCGAACGGAGGCACCCCAGATGGTGTCcccagtggggaggggagctcCTTCTCCCTGGCATGGCCAGTTTCAGGGAGAGAGAGCCCAAGCGGCAGGACACAGGGCGATGCCGCTGGCGGACTGGGTGGGCAGGTGCTGGGCCCAAGCCAGGCGCAGGTCCggtgtgggaggggcagggagcacACAGAGGCCACGCCACAAATAGCCCTTGAATAGCCCAGACATCCTAGCTGTCAGCGGCAGGGAAGGAGGCGTCAGTCTGGGGCTGGGAATTAGGGTGGAGCCCTCTGACCCTGAGCTGCATGCAGCAGGGTTGAATGGACCACCCAGACCTGGTGTCCAATCCACAATTTCAGAGGTAAAGGAAAATGGAGCCCAGAGGCGGGGAGGGCTTCGGCCAAGGTGTGACACCTTGttgcaggggtgggagtggggatgggggatggggcttTCAAGCTGCCCTTTTCTCCCTCGTTCTCATCTATCCTGTACTTCACCACGCTGGCCTCCAGCGGCCGGGGCTCTGATCCCACAGGGAGGGCGCGTGGGTACCAGATAATTTCTCCTGCCTTCCCAAATGCCACCAATTAGCCCCACACCTTCCCACTTCCAAATGCAAGGGAGGGGGACAGCAGGGACCAACAGCAGAGAACACCCCACTCTGTGAGGAATCCCCTCCAGGGGTTCTCTGGAAGACGGGCTTCTGTGCAGGGGAAAGAGGGCTTGGCCTCCAGGCAGCCCACCTCGGTGCTGACCCCCCTCTCCCTGGGTGGCCCCAGGGGCTCCCGTGGCATCGCTACCTGGAGAGTGAGGAGGAAGTGGCTCTGCCCATTCGGGCACCTTAGGGTGGAGGATGAGACTACTCCCACCTGGGGAGGTGAAAAGGGGACAGGGGAGAAAGGACATTCAAAACCCAGCCCCTGGGGACc encodes:
- the ASB10 gene encoding ankyrin repeat and SOCS box protein 10 isoform X2 produces the protein MPGRRSSPPHWGHHLGCLRSASACRVWGPRSCPAREAPQRSPLLCRDMALQNALYTGDLARLQELFPPHSTADLLLESWAAEPRWISHQRGLWSLTYKEELTTPLHVAASRGHTEILQLLLRRRARPDSAPGGRTALHEACAAGHAACAHVLLVAGADPNIPDQDGKRPLHLCGAASSLECAELLLRFGAKVDGRSEEEEETPLHVAARLGHVELADLLLNRGACSNARDAEGWTPLLAACDARCTSPADAEATTAHCLQLCRLLLSAGADADAADQDRRRPLHLACRRGHADVVELLLSCGVSANAMDYGGHTALHYALQGPAAALAQGPEHTVRALLNHGAVRVWPGALPKVLERWCTSPRTIEVLMNTYSIMQLPEEAVGLVPPETLQKYHRFYSSLLALVRQPRSLQHLSRCALRAHLAACLPHALPRLPLPARLLRYLQLDFEDVLY
- the ASB10 gene encoding ankyrin repeat and SOCS box protein 10 isoform X1; translation: MSWSPEECREHGEPPGDRHALCARLVEKPSGGSAERREAGPRPIVTRAASGPALAFWQAVLAGDVGSVSCILADSSTGLAADSIFDTSDPERWRDFRFNIRALRLWSLTYKEELTTPLHVAASRGHTEILQLLLRRRARPDSAPGGRTALHEACAAGHAACAHVLLVAGADPNIPDQDGKRPLHLCGAASSLECAELLLRFGAKVDGRSEEEEETPLHVAARLGHVELADLLLNRGACSNARDAEGWTPLLAACDARCTSPADAEATTAHCLQLCRLLLSAGADADAADQDRRRPLHLACRRGHADVVELLLSCGVSANAMDYGGHTALHYALQGPAAALAQGPEHTVRALLNHGAVRVWPGALPKVLERWCTSPRTIEVLMNTYSIMQLPEEAVGLVPPETLQKYHRFYSSLLALVRQPRSLQHLSRCALRAHLAACLPHALPRLPLPARLLRYLQLDFEDVLY